A stretch of the Lineus longissimus chromosome 12, tnLinLong1.2, whole genome shotgun sequence genome encodes the following:
- the LOC135496588 gene encoding phospholipid scramblase 2-like isoform X6, with product MADQQQPPATQQPGPQGPPGYPGYNQQPQPGMQGQPQVGYAQPQPGYGQPQQPYGQPQYGQPQYGQPPQGQYVQGGPGMPMQGAPQQQQWMQKPQSIPGCPPGLEYLTQVDQLLVHQQVELLEAMTGWETKNKYQVKNSLGQQVYFAQEESDACMRQCCGPQRGFTMHITDNIGNEVISVQREFKCCAGVNCCAGSDCCAMEVEVQAPQGETVGYIKQQQSCLAPCYVVQNTNRDTILEITGPVCIIQGPCCQQDQDFDVSTADNKENKVGKISKQWSGLVREYFTDADNFGVNFPMDLDVKMKATLLGAVFLIDFMFFEQKQNNNNRNF from the exons ATGGCTGATCAACAACAACCTCCTGCCACTCAACAACCAGGACCTCAGGGTCCCCCTGGCTACCCTGGTTACAATCAACAGCCCCAGCCTGGTATGCAGGGCCAGCCTCAAGTTGGGTATGCGCAGCCGCAACCAGGGTATGGGCAGCCGCAGCAACCGTATGGGCAGCCGCAGTATGGGCAACCACAGTATGGGCAGCCTCCTCAAGGACAGTACGTACAGGGAGGACCAG GAATGCCGATGCAAGGGGCCCCTCAGCAGCAGCAGTGGATGCAGAAGCCACAGTCCATTCCCGGCTGTCCCCCTGGACTCGAGTACCTCACGCAGGTTGATCAGTTGCTTGTCCATCAGCAGGTAGAGCTCTTGGAAG CTATGACTGGTTGGGAAACGAAGAACAAATATCAAGTCAAAAATAGTTTGGGCCAGCAGGTGTATTTTGCTCAAGAGG AGTCTGATGCCTGTATGCGTCAATGTTGCGGACCACAGAGAGGATTCACCATGCATATCACAGACAACATTGGAAAT GAGGTGATCAGTGTCCAGAGGGAGTTCAAATGCTGTGCTGGTGTTAATTGCTGCGCCGGTTCAGATTGCTGTGCGATGGAGGTTGAGGTCCAGGCACCCCAGGGTGAAACCGTTGGCTACATAAAACAACA ACAGAGTTGCTTGGCTCCTTGCTACGTGGTTCAGAACACGAACAGAGATACTATACTAGAGATCACAGGGCCTGTGTGTATCATCCAGGGACCATGCTGTCAACAGGACCAGGACTTTGAT GTGTCCACTGCCGACAACAAGGAAAATAAAGTGGGAAAGATCAGCAAGCAGTGGTCAGGTCTTGTCCGGGAATACTTCACTGATGCTGACAACTTTGGAGTTAACT TCCCCATGGATCTTGATGTGAAAATGAAGGCCACACTGCTCGGGGCGGTGTTCTTGATT GATTTTATGTTCTTTGAGCAGAAGCAGAACAACAACAACCGAAATTTTTAG
- the LOC135496907 gene encoding succinate dehydrogenase [ubiquinone] iron-sulfur subunit, mitochondrial-like, protein MASPASLVKFSPAKKALFMLSQVRGMAAAAAATQVQPRMKSFKVYRFNPDKPGDKPHMDTYQVDLNQCGPMVLDALIKIKTEIDPTLTFRRSCREGICGSCSMNINGTNTLACLAPIDENLGKTSKVYPLPHMYVIKDLVPDMANFYAQYRAIEPYLRRKDMKEEDYGKVSHLQSPEDRKKLDGLYECILCACCSTSCPSYWWSGDRYMGPAVLMQAYRWMIDSRDETTKERLEQMEDKFSVFRCHTIMNCTKTCPKGLNPGKAIGEIKKLLYTFKG, encoded by the exons ATGGCGAGCCCAGCAAGTTTGGTGAAGTTTTCTCCCGCAAAGAAGGCATTATTTATGCTTTCGCAG GTGCGGGGGATGGCTGCCGCCGCTGCTGCTACACAAGTGCAGCCGAGAATGAAAAGTTTCAAAGTATACAGATTC AATCCAGACAAGCCTGGTGACAAACCGCATATGGACACTTATCAAGTTGATCTCAACCA GTGTGGTCCAATGGTGTTGGATGCCCTCATCAAGATAAAGACAGAAATCGACCCGACCTTGACATTTCGACGATCATGTCGTGAAGGAATTTGCGGATCGTGCTCCATGAATATAAACGGCACCAACACCTTAGCTTGTCTTGC TCCAATTGACGAGAACCTGGGCAAAACCTCCAAAGTCTACCCTCTACCGCACATGTATGTTATCAAAGATCTTGTCCCG GACATGGCCAACTTCTATGCCCAGTACCGAGCCATTGAACCTTACCTGCGACGTAAAGACATGAAGGAGGAGGACTATGGCAAGGTTTCCCATCTACAGAGTCCTGAAGACAGGAAGAAATTA GACGGCCTCTACGAGTGCATCCTGTGCGCCTGCTGCAGCACGTCCTGCCCGAGCTACTGGTGGAGCGGCGACCGTTACATGGGTCCCGCCGTCCTGATGCAGGCCTACCGCTGGATGATCGACTCCCGAGATGAGACAACCAAGGAGAGACTGGAACAGATGGAGGATAAATTCTCTGTCTTTAGGTGTCACACTATCATGAACTGCACTAAAACGTGTCCGAAG GGCCTGAATCCTGGCAAGGCTATTGGTGAAATCAAGAAATTGCTGTACACATTCAAAGGATAA
- the LOC135496588 gene encoding phospholipid scramblase 2-like isoform X5: MADQQQPPATQQPGPQGPPGYPGYNQQPQPGMQGQPQVGYAQPQPGYGQPQQPYGQPQYGQPQYGQPPQGQYVQGGPGQAYQVPGQGMPMQGAPQQQQWMQKPQSIPGCPPGLEYLTQVDQLLVHQQVELLEAMTGWETKNKYQVKNSLGQQVYFAQEESDACMRQCCGPQRGFTMHITDNIGNEVISVQREFKCCAGVNCCAGSDCCAMEVEVQAPQGETVGYIKQQQSCLAPCYVVQNTNRDTILEITGPVCIIQGPCCQQDQDFDVSTADNKENKVGKISKQWSGLVREYFTDADNFGVNFPMDLDVKMKATLLGAVFLIDFMFFEQKQNNNNRNF, encoded by the exons ATGGCTGATCAACAACAACCTCCTGCCACTCAACAACCAGGACCTCAGGGTCCCCCTGGCTACCCTGGTTACAATCAACAGCCCCAGCCTGGTATGCAGGGCCAGCCTCAAGTTGGGTATGCGCAGCCGCAACCAGGGTATGGGCAGCCGCAGCAACCGTATGGGCAGCCGCAGTATGGGCAACCACAGTATGGGCAGCCTCCTCAAGGACAGTACGTACAGGGAGGACCAG GGCAAGCCTACCAGGTCCCCGGCCAAG GAATGCCGATGCAAGGGGCCCCTCAGCAGCAGCAGTGGATGCAGAAGCCACAGTCCATTCCCGGCTGTCCCCCTGGACTCGAGTACCTCACGCAGGTTGATCAGTTGCTTGTCCATCAGCAGGTAGAGCTCTTGGAAG CTATGACTGGTTGGGAAACGAAGAACAAATATCAAGTCAAAAATAGTTTGGGCCAGCAGGTGTATTTTGCTCAAGAGG AGTCTGATGCCTGTATGCGTCAATGTTGCGGACCACAGAGAGGATTCACCATGCATATCACAGACAACATTGGAAAT GAGGTGATCAGTGTCCAGAGGGAGTTCAAATGCTGTGCTGGTGTTAATTGCTGCGCCGGTTCAGATTGCTGTGCGATGGAGGTTGAGGTCCAGGCACCCCAGGGTGAAACCGTTGGCTACATAAAACAACA ACAGAGTTGCTTGGCTCCTTGCTACGTGGTTCAGAACACGAACAGAGATACTATACTAGAGATCACAGGGCCTGTGTGTATCATCCAGGGACCATGCTGTCAACAGGACCAGGACTTTGAT GTGTCCACTGCCGACAACAAGGAAAATAAAGTGGGAAAGATCAGCAAGCAGTGGTCAGGTCTTGTCCGGGAATACTTCACTGATGCTGACAACTTTGGAGTTAACT TCCCCATGGATCTTGATGTGAAAATGAAGGCCACACTGCTCGGGGCGGTGTTCTTGATT GATTTTATGTTCTTTGAGCAGAAGCAGAACAACAACAACCGAAATTTTTAG
- the LOC135496992 gene encoding uncharacterized protein LOC135496992, whose amino-acid sequence MASFLSCPMGQGPGHSPPSEGFSPMPDFSLDITTESFLEADYGHKKLPESEDSPVSMIPQPSFPKVSPPLLTPDPDLCLTPDKPERQPIVRVEKNKHVRFDVPASESGMSVSSVATESSDNTDENKENSAEDLNPDEGSKVYRYVQSKTKEIPEFKQLVDNNENFVKTDKDSVHIFAKLKPKKIDSNNNAATVPKVLQSDFEEPPAPRQRLPPESAKVYFPRPLPKITQPGVVTAEEHIFQRPEFHSTLKVNQEMRQLKVASLDVVKAVEDKLDGSPNTRNQFKEKVTARVNPVKPQFQSLECTDVERVADIIKQAEIQRKNLIKGPNLESTRIQDSRFPEPNIMDLFTPDLQVETCSYNIDSLPKFTEPLQTAPDNTAFELYRHLRIWHDLP is encoded by the exons ATGGCTTCCTTCCTCTCCTGCCCAATGGGACAAGGCCCAGGACACTCTCCGCCTAGCGAAGGTTTCAGTCCGATGCCAGACTTCAGCCTTGACATCACAACGGAATCCTTCCTTGAAGCCGACTATGGCCACAAGAAATTGCCAGAGTCGGAGGATTCCCCAGTCTCGATGATCCCACAACCAAGTTTTCCAAAAGTTTCTCCACCACTTTTAACCCCTGATCCCGATCTTTGCCTGACACCGGACAAACCGGAACGGCAACCCATTGTCCGCGTTGAGAAAAATAAACATGTGCGGTTTGATGTGCCCGCTTCAGAGAGTGGTATGTCTGTGTCATCAGTAGCAACAGAATCATCAGATAATACTGACGAGAATAAAGAAAATTCAGCTGAAGACTTGAACCCAGATGAGGGTAGCAAAGTGTACCGCTATGTCCAAAGTAAAACAAAGGAAATTCCAGAATTCAAGCAGCTCGTCGACAATAATGAAAACTTTGTGAAAACAGACAAAGACAGCGTGCATATTTTTGCGAAATTAAAGCCTAAAAAAATTGACTCTAATAATAATGCTGCGACTGTTCCGAAAGTTCTCCAGAGTGATTTTGAGGAACCTCCAGCCCCCAGGCAACGATTACCTCCAGAAAGTGCCAAAGTGTATTTTCCGCGGCCGTTGCCCAAGATCACCCAGCCTGGAGTTGTGACGGCGGAGGAGCATATCTTTCAGCGGCCGGAGTTTCACAGTACGCTAAAAGTGAACCAGGAGATGAGGCAGTTGAAAGTCGCCTCGCTGGACGTCGTGAAAGCTGTTGAGGACAAGTTGGACGGGTCGCCTAATACAAGAAATCAGTTCAAGGAGAAA GTCACTGCAAGAGTAAACCCTGTGAAGCCGCAGTTCCAGTCACTGGAGTGTACAGATGTAGAGCGGGTCGCTGACATCATCAAACAAGCCGAAATCCAACGCAAAAATCTCATCAAGGGACCCAACTTGGAGAGCACAAGGATACAG GATTCTCGCTTCCCCGAACCAAACATCATGGATCTGTTCACCCCTGACCTCCAGGTCGAGACCTGCAGCTACAACATCGACTCCCTGCCTAAATTCACGGAACCGCTTCAAACAGCCCCAGACAACACTGCCTTTGAACTTTATAGACACCTACGGATATGGCATGATCTACCTTGA
- the LOC135496588 gene encoding phospholipid scramblase 2-like isoform X3: MADQQQPPATQQPGPQGPPGYPGYNQQPQPGMQGQPQVGYAQPQPGYGQPQQPYGQPQYGQPQYGQPPQGQYVQGGPGMPMQGAPMGMPPQGQAYQVPGQGMPMQGAPQQQQWMQKPQSIPGCPPGLEYLTQVDQLLVHQQVELLEAMTGWETKNKYQVKNSLGQQVYFAQEESDACMRQCCGPQRGFTMHITDNIGNEVISVQREFKCCAGVNCCAGSDCCAMEVEVQAPQGETVGYIKQQQSCLAPCYVVQNTNRDTILEITGPVCIIQGPCCQQDQDFDVSTADNKENKVGKISKQWSGLVREYFTDADNFGVNFPMDLDVKMKATLLGAVFLIDFMFFEQKQNNNNRNF; this comes from the exons ATGGCTGATCAACAACAACCTCCTGCCACTCAACAACCAGGACCTCAGGGTCCCCCTGGCTACCCTGGTTACAATCAACAGCCCCAGCCTGGTATGCAGGGCCAGCCTCAAGTTGGGTATGCGCAGCCGCAACCAGGGTATGGGCAGCCGCAGCAACCGTATGGGCAGCCGCAGTATGGGCAACCACAGTATGGGCAGCCTCCTCAAGGACAGTACGTACAGGGAGGACCAG gaatGCCCATGCAAGGTGCCCCAATGGGCATGCCACCCCAAG GGCAAGCCTACCAGGTCCCCGGCCAAG GAATGCCGATGCAAGGGGCCCCTCAGCAGCAGCAGTGGATGCAGAAGCCACAGTCCATTCCCGGCTGTCCCCCTGGACTCGAGTACCTCACGCAGGTTGATCAGTTGCTTGTCCATCAGCAGGTAGAGCTCTTGGAAG CTATGACTGGTTGGGAAACGAAGAACAAATATCAAGTCAAAAATAGTTTGGGCCAGCAGGTGTATTTTGCTCAAGAGG AGTCTGATGCCTGTATGCGTCAATGTTGCGGACCACAGAGAGGATTCACCATGCATATCACAGACAACATTGGAAAT GAGGTGATCAGTGTCCAGAGGGAGTTCAAATGCTGTGCTGGTGTTAATTGCTGCGCCGGTTCAGATTGCTGTGCGATGGAGGTTGAGGTCCAGGCACCCCAGGGTGAAACCGTTGGCTACATAAAACAACA ACAGAGTTGCTTGGCTCCTTGCTACGTGGTTCAGAACACGAACAGAGATACTATACTAGAGATCACAGGGCCTGTGTGTATCATCCAGGGACCATGCTGTCAACAGGACCAGGACTTTGAT GTGTCCACTGCCGACAACAAGGAAAATAAAGTGGGAAAGATCAGCAAGCAGTGGTCAGGTCTTGTCCGGGAATACTTCACTGATGCTGACAACTTTGGAGTTAACT TCCCCATGGATCTTGATGTGAAAATGAAGGCCACACTGCTCGGGGCGGTGTTCTTGATT GATTTTATGTTCTTTGAGCAGAAGCAGAACAACAACAACCGAAATTTTTAG
- the LOC135497406 gene encoding protein LZIC-like: MASRGKSENDKLQQNLEEQLERLVNQLQDLEECREELDDDEYEETKNETVEQLKEFDESLSRMRGGNLSLVDELNAMQLAIQAAISDAFKTPEVIRLFAKKQPGQLRQRLSEIERDAKIGKMPKETATQQTVEILTALKKLGEELTPTEIAFLQNNSSASLKQFEKVTGDLGSGAKVLAVAGSQVKQASK, from the exons ATGGCATCTAGGGGGAAGTCGGAGAATGACAAACTGCAACAGAACCTCGAAGAGCAGTTAGAGCGTCTTGTCAATCAGTTGCAAGATCTCGAGGAATGCAG AGAAGAACTGGACGATGATGAGTATGAAGAAACCAAGAATGAAACTGTCGAACAGCTGAAGGAGTTTGACGAATCATTGAGTCGGATGCGGGGGGGAAATCTTAGTTTAGTTGATGAATTAAATGCCATGCAACTG GCCATTCAAGCTGCCATTAGTGACGCCTTTAAAACACCAGAAGTTATTCGACTGTTTGCCAAGAAACAACCAGGACAACTGAGACAAAGATTATCAGAG ATCGAAAGAGATGCAAAAATAGGGAAAATGCCGAAAGAAACCGCGACGCAACAAACAGTAGAGATCTTAACTGCCCTGAAGAAATTAGGGGAGGAGCTCACACCAACGGAGATAGCCTTCTTACAGAATAATTCCAGTGCCAGTCTCaaacaatttgaaaaagttaCAGGCGATTTAG gttcTGGAGCTAAGGTTTTGGCAGTAGCTGGTTCACAAGTGAAACAAGCAAGCAAGTAG
- the LOC135496588 gene encoding phospholipid scramblase 2-like isoform X2, protein MADQQQPPATQQPGPQGPPGYPGYNQQPQPGMQGQPQVGYAQPQPGYGQPQQPYGQPQYGQPQYGQPPQGQYVQGGPGMPMQGAPMGMPPQGMVYNQGGMPPQQQGMPMQGAPQQQQWMQKPQSIPGCPPGLEYLTQVDQLLVHQQVELLEAMTGWETKNKYQVKNSLGQQVYFAQEESDACMRQCCGPQRGFTMHITDNIGNEVISVQREFKCCAGVNCCAGSDCCAMEVEVQAPQGETVGYIKQQQSCLAPCYVVQNTNRDTILEITGPVCIIQGPCCQQDQDFDVSTADNKENKVGKISKQWSGLVREYFTDADNFGVNFPMDLDVKMKATLLGAVFLIDFMFFEQKQNNNNRNF, encoded by the exons ATGGCTGATCAACAACAACCTCCTGCCACTCAACAACCAGGACCTCAGGGTCCCCCTGGCTACCCTGGTTACAATCAACAGCCCCAGCCTGGTATGCAGGGCCAGCCTCAAGTTGGGTATGCGCAGCCGCAACCAGGGTATGGGCAGCCGCAGCAACCGTATGGGCAGCCGCAGTATGGGCAACCACAGTATGGGCAGCCTCCTCAAGGACAGTACGTACAGGGAGGACCAG gaatGCCCATGCAAGGTGCCCCAATGGGCATGCCACCCCAAG GAATGGTTTACAATCAAGGTGGAATGCCACCTCAGCAACAAG GAATGCCGATGCAAGGGGCCCCTCAGCAGCAGCAGTGGATGCAGAAGCCACAGTCCATTCCCGGCTGTCCCCCTGGACTCGAGTACCTCACGCAGGTTGATCAGTTGCTTGTCCATCAGCAGGTAGAGCTCTTGGAAG CTATGACTGGTTGGGAAACGAAGAACAAATATCAAGTCAAAAATAGTTTGGGCCAGCAGGTGTATTTTGCTCAAGAGG AGTCTGATGCCTGTATGCGTCAATGTTGCGGACCACAGAGAGGATTCACCATGCATATCACAGACAACATTGGAAAT GAGGTGATCAGTGTCCAGAGGGAGTTCAAATGCTGTGCTGGTGTTAATTGCTGCGCCGGTTCAGATTGCTGTGCGATGGAGGTTGAGGTCCAGGCACCCCAGGGTGAAACCGTTGGCTACATAAAACAACA ACAGAGTTGCTTGGCTCCTTGCTACGTGGTTCAGAACACGAACAGAGATACTATACTAGAGATCACAGGGCCTGTGTGTATCATCCAGGGACCATGCTGTCAACAGGACCAGGACTTTGAT GTGTCCACTGCCGACAACAAGGAAAATAAAGTGGGAAAGATCAGCAAGCAGTGGTCAGGTCTTGTCCGGGAATACTTCACTGATGCTGACAACTTTGGAGTTAACT TCCCCATGGATCTTGATGTGAAAATGAAGGCCACACTGCTCGGGGCGGTGTTCTTGATT GATTTTATGTTCTTTGAGCAGAAGCAGAACAACAACAACCGAAATTTTTAG
- the LOC135496588 gene encoding phospholipid scramblase 2-like isoform X4 encodes MADQQQPPATQQPGPQGPPGYPGYNQQPQPGMQGQPQVGYAQPQPGYGQPQQPYGQPQYGQPQYGQPPQGQYVQGGPGMPMQGAPMGMPPQGMPMQGAPQQQQWMQKPQSIPGCPPGLEYLTQVDQLLVHQQVELLEAMTGWETKNKYQVKNSLGQQVYFAQEESDACMRQCCGPQRGFTMHITDNIGNEVISVQREFKCCAGVNCCAGSDCCAMEVEVQAPQGETVGYIKQQQSCLAPCYVVQNTNRDTILEITGPVCIIQGPCCQQDQDFDVSTADNKENKVGKISKQWSGLVREYFTDADNFGVNFPMDLDVKMKATLLGAVFLIDFMFFEQKQNNNNRNF; translated from the exons ATGGCTGATCAACAACAACCTCCTGCCACTCAACAACCAGGACCTCAGGGTCCCCCTGGCTACCCTGGTTACAATCAACAGCCCCAGCCTGGTATGCAGGGCCAGCCTCAAGTTGGGTATGCGCAGCCGCAACCAGGGTATGGGCAGCCGCAGCAACCGTATGGGCAGCCGCAGTATGGGCAACCACAGTATGGGCAGCCTCCTCAAGGACAGTACGTACAGGGAGGACCAG gaatGCCCATGCAAGGTGCCCCAATGGGCATGCCACCCCAAG GAATGCCGATGCAAGGGGCCCCTCAGCAGCAGCAGTGGATGCAGAAGCCACAGTCCATTCCCGGCTGTCCCCCTGGACTCGAGTACCTCACGCAGGTTGATCAGTTGCTTGTCCATCAGCAGGTAGAGCTCTTGGAAG CTATGACTGGTTGGGAAACGAAGAACAAATATCAAGTCAAAAATAGTTTGGGCCAGCAGGTGTATTTTGCTCAAGAGG AGTCTGATGCCTGTATGCGTCAATGTTGCGGACCACAGAGAGGATTCACCATGCATATCACAGACAACATTGGAAAT GAGGTGATCAGTGTCCAGAGGGAGTTCAAATGCTGTGCTGGTGTTAATTGCTGCGCCGGTTCAGATTGCTGTGCGATGGAGGTTGAGGTCCAGGCACCCCAGGGTGAAACCGTTGGCTACATAAAACAACA ACAGAGTTGCTTGGCTCCTTGCTACGTGGTTCAGAACACGAACAGAGATACTATACTAGAGATCACAGGGCCTGTGTGTATCATCCAGGGACCATGCTGTCAACAGGACCAGGACTTTGAT GTGTCCACTGCCGACAACAAGGAAAATAAAGTGGGAAAGATCAGCAAGCAGTGGTCAGGTCTTGTCCGGGAATACTTCACTGATGCTGACAACTTTGGAGTTAACT TCCCCATGGATCTTGATGTGAAAATGAAGGCCACACTGCTCGGGGCGGTGTTCTTGATT GATTTTATGTTCTTTGAGCAGAAGCAGAACAACAACAACCGAAATTTTTAG
- the LOC135496588 gene encoding phospholipid scramblase 2-like isoform X1 produces MADQQQPPATQQPGPQGPPGYPGYNQQPQPGMQGQPQVGYAQPQPGYGQPQQPYGQPQYGQPQYGQPPQGQYVQGGPGMPMQGAPMGMPPQGMVYNQGGMPPQQQGQAYQVPGQGMPMQGAPQQQQWMQKPQSIPGCPPGLEYLTQVDQLLVHQQVELLEAMTGWETKNKYQVKNSLGQQVYFAQEESDACMRQCCGPQRGFTMHITDNIGNEVISVQREFKCCAGVNCCAGSDCCAMEVEVQAPQGETVGYIKQQQSCLAPCYVVQNTNRDTILEITGPVCIIQGPCCQQDQDFDVSTADNKENKVGKISKQWSGLVREYFTDADNFGVNFPMDLDVKMKATLLGAVFLIDFMFFEQKQNNNNRNF; encoded by the exons ATGGCTGATCAACAACAACCTCCTGCCACTCAACAACCAGGACCTCAGGGTCCCCCTGGCTACCCTGGTTACAATCAACAGCCCCAGCCTGGTATGCAGGGCCAGCCTCAAGTTGGGTATGCGCAGCCGCAACCAGGGTATGGGCAGCCGCAGCAACCGTATGGGCAGCCGCAGTATGGGCAACCACAGTATGGGCAGCCTCCTCAAGGACAGTACGTACAGGGAGGACCAG gaatGCCCATGCAAGGTGCCCCAATGGGCATGCCACCCCAAG GAATGGTTTACAATCAAGGTGGAATGCCACCTCAGCAACAAG GGCAAGCCTACCAGGTCCCCGGCCAAG GAATGCCGATGCAAGGGGCCCCTCAGCAGCAGCAGTGGATGCAGAAGCCACAGTCCATTCCCGGCTGTCCCCCTGGACTCGAGTACCTCACGCAGGTTGATCAGTTGCTTGTCCATCAGCAGGTAGAGCTCTTGGAAG CTATGACTGGTTGGGAAACGAAGAACAAATATCAAGTCAAAAATAGTTTGGGCCAGCAGGTGTATTTTGCTCAAGAGG AGTCTGATGCCTGTATGCGTCAATGTTGCGGACCACAGAGAGGATTCACCATGCATATCACAGACAACATTGGAAAT GAGGTGATCAGTGTCCAGAGGGAGTTCAAATGCTGTGCTGGTGTTAATTGCTGCGCCGGTTCAGATTGCTGTGCGATGGAGGTTGAGGTCCAGGCACCCCAGGGTGAAACCGTTGGCTACATAAAACAACA ACAGAGTTGCTTGGCTCCTTGCTACGTGGTTCAGAACACGAACAGAGATACTATACTAGAGATCACAGGGCCTGTGTGTATCATCCAGGGACCATGCTGTCAACAGGACCAGGACTTTGAT GTGTCCACTGCCGACAACAAGGAAAATAAAGTGGGAAAGATCAGCAAGCAGTGGTCAGGTCTTGTCCGGGAATACTTCACTGATGCTGACAACTTTGGAGTTAACT TCCCCATGGATCTTGATGTGAAAATGAAGGCCACACTGCTCGGGGCGGTGTTCTTGATT GATTTTATGTTCTTTGAGCAGAAGCAGAACAACAACAACCGAAATTTTTAG